A stretch of the Bdellovibrio sp. 22V genome encodes the following:
- a CDS encoding helix-turn-helix transcriptional regulator — protein sequence MTPLVPIQDSQEEFKALMSLLKNILRERKISYAELAKQLGMSESGLKKVFSSNDISFSRVSQIAGALGLRITDLLNEIENNETHSVTFSSEEQKYFLENKETFYFFVRLLIERNSVEEIQTEFQLSNAETFKILKTLDSFGWIQLLPGNKIKLPPLSHVRDFGSGPFLEHIYQEWSVDSVRSIARPENQKSGKFIIRCLRMKPSTYQSFLQRLKELEIDLLRTAIREMKVSNKNLQTMQWVSVTDLKSFITSKAVSEAGRLRLKALPK from the coding sequence ATGACGCCTTTAGTGCCGATTCAAGATTCTCAAGAAGAATTCAAAGCTCTGATGTCTTTGCTGAAGAACATTTTGCGAGAGCGAAAGATTTCATACGCGGAACTTGCGAAGCAATTGGGAATGTCCGAATCGGGTCTTAAAAAAGTTTTCTCAAGTAATGACATCTCCTTCAGCAGAGTCTCGCAAATAGCCGGCGCTCTTGGTTTGCGAATCACAGATTTACTTAATGAAATTGAAAACAACGAAACTCACTCCGTCACCTTTAGCTCTGAGGAGCAAAAATATTTCCTCGAGAACAAAGAAACTTTTTATTTCTTCGTTCGACTGCTCATCGAAAGAAATAGCGTCGAAGAAATCCAGACTGAATTCCAATTAAGCAATGCTGAAACTTTTAAAATTCTTAAAACATTGGATTCTTTTGGCTGGATACAACTTTTGCCCGGTAATAAAATCAAACTTCCACCGCTTTCACATGTCAGAGATTTCGGCTCAGGTCCCTTTCTTGAACACATCTACCAAGAATGGAGTGTTGATTCCGTTCGCAGTATCGCCAGACCCGAGAATCAAAAGTCAGGTAAATTTATCATCCGCTGTTTGCGAATGAAACCCTCTACCTACCAAAGTTTTTTACAAAGACTAAAAGAACTCGAGATCGATTTGCTAAGAACCGCTATTCGCGAAATGAAAGTTTCCAATAAAAACTTGCAGACCATGCAATGGGTGTCAGTGACGGACCTTAAAAGTTTCATAACTTCGAAGGCAGTCTCTGAAGCAGGAAGATTGCGTTTAAAAGCTTTACCGAAATAA
- a CDS encoding cyclic nucleotide-binding domain-containing protein, whose product MSDLENKKIFLIASSNSQEISKLEQHIKARISHATVFSAVDGIEALFKSENVPPHVVLIDSNVQKIQALDLVDKFLRRKDRVAVVVVSDRLDKEHLVDEVVTGQVQFVERPVKESQLGQALTRALNWVADGENSNYRLRFLAANEVLIQHGEKGDYVYLVKSGKLKAYREDNGQHVVLGQIQPGEFVGEMSYINNEARSASVMSLTDCELIEIPSKSLDVLLFSRPAWSKALVKTLSQRLKNSNEEKTQKAAEEN is encoded by the coding sequence AAAAATCTTTCTTATCGCTTCCAGCAACTCGCAAGAAATTTCAAAACTCGAGCAGCACATCAAAGCGCGGATCTCGCATGCGACAGTTTTTTCTGCGGTGGATGGGATCGAAGCTTTGTTTAAAAGTGAAAACGTGCCTCCGCATGTCGTGCTGATTGATTCCAATGTGCAAAAGATTCAAGCCCTGGATCTTGTCGATAAGTTTTTAAGACGCAAAGATCGAGTGGCTGTCGTCGTCGTTTCAGATCGTCTGGACAAGGAACATTTGGTCGACGAAGTCGTCACAGGACAGGTTCAATTCGTTGAAAGACCGGTCAAGGAATCTCAATTAGGACAAGCACTGACACGAGCATTGAACTGGGTTGCCGACGGCGAGAACTCCAATTATCGATTGCGCTTTCTTGCCGCAAACGAAGTTTTGATTCAGCACGGAGAAAAAGGTGACTACGTTTACTTGGTAAAGTCAGGAAAACTGAAAGCCTACCGTGAGGACAATGGGCAACACGTCGTTTTAGGCCAGATTCAGCCCGGTGAATTCGTGGGCGAAATGTCTTATATTAATAATGAAGCGCGTTCTGCCAGTGTCATGAGTTTAACCGACTGCGAACTTATCGAAATTCCCAGCAAGTCCTTGGATGTTTTGTTATTCTCTCGTCCAGCATGGTCGAAGGCGCTTGTGAAAACATTGTCTCAACGTCTTAAAAACTCCAACGAAGAAAAAACGCAAAAAGCGGCCGAGGAAAATTAG